The following are encoded in a window of Mycobacteroides chelonae CCUG 47445 genomic DNA:
- a CDS encoding tyrosine-type recombinase/integrase has protein sequence MPFPKFLTEDLAARMEGKGRDDLVFAAPEGGVLRIATFRTRVFNKAVDRLRGLDGDRNPTTDWPRPTMHDLRHTAASLAISAGANVKAVQTMLGHKSAALTLDTYADLFPDDLEAVADALDAAVRAIRESAAG, from the coding sequence GTGCCGTTCCCCAAGTTCCTGACCGAAGATCTGGCGGCCCGGATGGAAGGCAAGGGCCGCGACGATCTGGTGTTCGCCGCGCCAGAGGGCGGGGTGCTGCGCATAGCGACCTTCCGAACGCGGGTGTTCAACAAGGCCGTGGACAGACTGCGGGGCCTGGACGGCGACCGCAACCCGACGACCGACTGGCCGCGCCCCACGATGCACGACCTACGGCACACCGCCGCGTCTCTGGCCATCTCGGCCGGTGCGAACGTGAAGGCCGTACAGACCATGCTCGGACACAAATCTGCGGCCCTCACACTCGACACCTATGCCGACCTATTCCCCGACGATTTAGAGGCGGTCGCGGACGCTTTGGACGCTGCCGTGCGGGCCATCCGCGAATCTGCTGCGGGCTAA